In Synechococcus sp. KORDI-100, a single window of DNA contains:
- the carB gene encoding carbamoyl-phosphate synthase large subunit has protein sequence MPRRTDLRRILLLGSGPIVIGQACEFDYSGTQACKALRSEGFEVILVNSNPASIMTDPGMADRTYIEPLTPDVVTRVIEIERPDALLPTMGGQTALNLAVTLAENGTLERFGVELIGADLQAIRKAEDRLLFKQAMERIGVRVCPSGIASTLEEAEAVGAAIGSFPRIIRPAFTLGGSGGGIAYNPEEYAAICKSGLEASPVSQILIEQSLLGWKEFELEVMRDLADNVVIVCSIENLDPMGVHTGDSITVAPAQTLTDREYQRLRDQSIAIIREIGVATGGSNIQFAINPADGDVVVIEMNPRVSRSSALASKATGFPIAKIAARLAVGYTLDEIINDITGKTPACFEPTIDYVVTKIPRFAFEKFRGSPAVLTTSMKSVGEAMAIGRCFEESFQKALRSLETGLSGWGADRQEPDFSDSEIDRRLRTASPERILTVRTAMVRGRSDSTIHHLSGIDPWFLAKLRGLITVEQDLLHNSSLEDLDVEALFTLKQLGYSDRQIGWATNSDELDVRRHRHGLGVRAVFKTVDTCAAEFASTTPYHYSTYERPLQRLDANGGLIDLALSNEVAPPQEGQKMMILGGGPNRIGQGIEFDYCCCHASFAAQEQGITTVMVNSNPETVSTDYDTSDTLYFEPLTLEDVLNVVEAEQPDGLLVQFGGQTPLKLAIPLMRWLDSEDGKATGSSIWGTSPESIDRAEDREQFEAILSELDIRQPRHGLARSEEEARRVAEGVGYPVVVRPSYVLGGRAMEVVFDQDELNRYMQEAVQVEPDHPVLIDQYLENATEVDVDALCDVNGEVVIGGLMEHIEPAGIHSGDSACCLPSVSLGEEALSTIRSWSRGLALALQVRGLINLQFAVQRDGEGKEVVYIIEANPRASRTVPFVAKATGRPLARIATRLMAGETLSEVGLTEEPKPPWQTIKEAVLPFRRFPGSDTVLGPEMRSTGEVMGSASSFGMAYAKAELGAGEALPTEGTVFLSTHDRDKQALVPVAARLIELGFKLIATSGTSQALHQAGLAVQPVLKVHEGRPNIEDMIRSNQVQLVINTPIGRQAAHDDKYLRRAALDYAVPTVTTLAGARAAVEAITALQDQPSLSINALQDIHAASR, from the coding sequence ATGCCCCGGCGGACCGATCTGCGTCGCATTCTTCTGCTGGGATCAGGTCCGATCGTGATCGGCCAGGCCTGCGAATTCGACTATTCAGGGACCCAGGCCTGCAAGGCCCTGAGATCCGAAGGGTTCGAAGTGATTCTCGTCAACTCGAATCCGGCGTCGATCATGACCGACCCCGGCATGGCCGACCGCACCTACATCGAACCGCTCACACCCGATGTGGTCACTCGGGTGATCGAGATCGAGCGACCCGATGCCCTGTTGCCCACGATGGGTGGTCAGACCGCCCTGAACCTGGCGGTGACACTGGCGGAGAACGGCACTCTGGAACGCTTCGGTGTGGAGCTGATCGGAGCCGATCTGCAGGCGATTCGGAAGGCGGAGGATCGCCTGCTGTTCAAGCAGGCGATGGAACGGATCGGGGTTCGGGTCTGCCCGTCCGGAATCGCTTCAACCCTCGAAGAAGCAGAGGCGGTCGGCGCCGCGATCGGCAGCTTTCCCCGCATCATTCGCCCGGCCTTCACCCTCGGCGGCAGCGGCGGTGGCATCGCCTACAACCCGGAGGAGTATGCCGCCATCTGCAAGAGCGGCCTTGAGGCGAGTCCGGTCTCGCAGATTCTGATCGAGCAGTCCCTTCTGGGCTGGAAGGAATTTGAGCTGGAGGTGATGCGCGATCTCGCAGACAACGTGGTGATCGTCTGCAGCATTGAAAACCTGGACCCGATGGGAGTGCACACGGGTGACTCGATTACCGTGGCACCGGCTCAGACGCTCACCGATCGCGAATATCAGCGCCTGCGTGATCAGTCGATCGCGATCATCCGTGAAATCGGCGTCGCCACTGGCGGCAGCAACATTCAGTTCGCCATCAACCCAGCGGACGGCGACGTGGTGGTGATCGAAATGAACCCGAGGGTGAGTCGATCATCCGCTCTCGCCAGCAAGGCCACCGGCTTCCCCATCGCCAAGATCGCCGCCCGTCTCGCCGTCGGCTACACCCTCGACGAAATCATCAACGACATCACAGGCAAGACACCGGCATGCTTCGAGCCGACCATCGATTACGTGGTCACGAAGATTCCACGCTTCGCCTTCGAGAAGTTCCGCGGAAGTCCAGCGGTCCTCACCACCTCCATGAAATCCGTGGGGGAGGCGATGGCCATCGGTCGTTGCTTCGAGGAGTCATTCCAGAAAGCTCTGCGTTCCCTCGAGACCGGCCTCTCAGGCTGGGGAGCGGATCGGCAGGAACCTGATTTCAGCGACAGCGAGATCGATCGACGCCTGCGCACCGCTTCACCGGAGCGCATCCTTACCGTGCGGACAGCGATGGTGCGTGGCCGAAGCGACAGCACCATCCACCATCTGAGCGGTATCGACCCCTGGTTCCTGGCCAAACTGCGAGGGTTGATCACTGTTGAACAGGATCTGCTGCACAACAGCAGCCTTGAGGATCTCGACGTCGAGGCACTCTTCACCCTCAAACAGCTTGGTTACTCCGATCGCCAGATCGGCTGGGCCACTAACAGCGATGAACTCGATGTGCGGCGTCACCGGCACGGACTCGGCGTCCGAGCGGTGTTCAAAACCGTTGACACCTGTGCGGCCGAATTCGCCTCGACAACGCCCTATCACTACTCAACCTACGAACGTCCGCTGCAGCGCCTCGACGCTAATGGAGGTCTCATCGACCTTGCTCTCTCCAACGAGGTCGCACCCCCCCAGGAGGGACAGAAGATGATGATCCTCGGAGGCGGCCCGAATCGCATCGGTCAGGGCATCGAGTTCGATTACTGCTGCTGCCATGCATCCTTCGCAGCGCAGGAGCAGGGCATCACCACGGTGATGGTGAACAGCAATCCCGAAACGGTCTCCACCGACTACGACACCAGCGACACCCTTTACTTCGAACCGCTCACCCTTGAGGACGTTCTCAACGTCGTGGAAGCGGAGCAACCGGATGGTCTCCTGGTGCAGTTCGGCGGGCAGACACCCCTGAAACTCGCCATCCCGCTGATGCGCTGGCTGGACAGTGAAGATGGCAAAGCCACCGGAAGCAGCATCTGGGGAACCTCTCCGGAATCCATCGATCGCGCCGAGGACCGCGAACAGTTCGAAGCCATTCTCAGCGAACTCGACATCCGTCAGCCCCGCCATGGACTGGCCCGAAGCGAAGAGGAAGCTCGCCGGGTCGCCGAAGGCGTGGGCTATCCGGTGGTGGTGCGCCCCTCCTACGTCCTGGGAGGTCGGGCCATGGAAGTGGTTTTTGATCAGGACGAGCTAAATCGCTACATGCAGGAAGCGGTTCAGGTGGAGCCTGATCACCCGGTGTTGATCGACCAGTACCTGGAGAACGCCACGGAAGTGGATGTCGATGCTCTCTGTGATGTCAACGGTGAGGTCGTGATCGGCGGATTGATGGAGCACATCGAGCCTGCCGGCATTCATTCGGGAGACTCGGCCTGTTGTCTTCCCTCTGTCTCCCTTGGGGAGGAGGCCCTCAGCACAATCCGCAGCTGGAGCCGGGGTCTCGCCCTGGCACTCCAGGTGAGGGGACTGATCAACTTGCAGTTCGCCGTTCAACGGGATGGCGAAGGCAAGGAGGTTGTTTACATCATCGAAGCGAATCCCCGCGCTTCCCGTACCGTTCCCTTTGTTGCCAAGGCGACCGGTCGACCGCTGGCGCGGATCGCCACTCGCCTGATGGCAGGAGAGACCCTCAGCGAGGTCGGCCTCACCGAGGAGCCAAAGCCTCCCTGGCAGACCATCAAAGAAGCTGTTCTGCCCTTCCGGCGCTTTCCGGGATCAGACACGGTGCTGGGGCCCGAGATGCGCTCCACAGGCGAAGTGATGGGTTCGGCCAGCAGTTTCGGGATGGCCTATGCCAAAGCGGAACTGGGGGCTGGAGAGGCCCTGCCCACGGAGGGCACGGTGTTCCTCTCCACCCATGACCGCGACAAACAGGCCCTGGTGCCGGTCGCTGCACGGCTGATCGAGCTGGGCTTCAAGCTGATCGCCACCAGTGGAACGTCCCAGGCGCTCCATCAGGCGGGGCTGGCTGTTCAGCCAGTGCTCAAAGTCCATGAAGGGCGCCCCAACATCGAAGATATGATCCGCTCCAACCAGGTGCAGCTGGTGATCAACACACCCATCGGCCGACAGGCAGCCCACGACGACAAGTACCTGCGACGGGCCGCTCTTGATTACGCGGTCCCGACCGTGACCACCCTGGCTGGCGCGCGGGCAGCTGTCGAAGCCATCACGGCACTGCAGGATCAACCAAGCCTCAGCATCAACGCCCTCCAGGACATTCATGCCGCATCCAGGTAA
- a CDS encoding DUF3318 domain-containing protein, translating to MSELQRLKGLLPPEMQSWVFVETAAAVDPPLITLEEIGRDEVEIQVDLEPWDKLALDHRNLLFWHEVGRIQNDTIPRDGWEMAALAIGLGGAIGELWVQDGLLLLMALGLSGFAGYRLYLKNNSEKRLQDAISADERAIDLACRFGYSVPNAYRSLGGALKELVEQTRKKRRRGFYEDRLEALRKSASKARAEMAQQEGSRSSVTSENVYG from the coding sequence ATGAGTGAGCTCCAGCGCCTCAAGGGGCTGCTGCCCCCAGAGATGCAGAGCTGGGTGTTCGTGGAGACCGCAGCTGCGGTTGATCCGCCCCTGATCACCCTCGAGGAGATCGGTCGCGACGAGGTGGAAATTCAGGTTGATCTGGAACCCTGGGACAAGTTGGCTCTCGACCACCGCAATCTGCTGTTCTGGCATGAAGTGGGCCGAATCCAGAACGACACGATCCCGCGTGACGGCTGGGAAATGGCGGCGCTGGCCATTGGACTGGGCGGAGCCATCGGAGAGCTCTGGGTGCAGGACGGCCTGTTGTTGCTGATGGCCCTTGGGCTCTCCGGTTTTGCCGGATACCGGCTCTATCTAAAGAACAATTCTGAGAAACGCCTTCAGGATGCGATTAGCGCTGATGAACGCGCCATCGATCTGGCCTGTCGTTTCGGATACAGCGTCCCCAACGCCTATCGCAGCCTTGGCGGTGCTCTCAAGGAGCTGGTGGAACAGACCCGCAAAAAGCGCAGGCGCGGCTTCTACGAGGACCGCCTCGAGGCCCTGCGCAAGAGTGCCAGCAAGGCTCGGGCTGAGATGGCGCAACAGGAAGGGTCCCGGAGCTCCGTCACCAGCGAAAATGTCTATGGATAG
- the rsfS gene encoding ribosome silencing factor: MDSVQLAELAADACDDRKATDIRLIRVDEVSSLADWMVIAGGQSDVQVRAIAGSVEDRLEAEAERLPLRKEGISEGRWALLDYGELIVHVLQPGERGYYDLESFWSHGETRTFLSSK, translated from the coding sequence ATGGATAGTGTCCAGCTGGCCGAACTCGCTGCCGATGCCTGTGACGATCGAAAAGCCACTGATATCCGTTTGATCCGCGTTGATGAGGTCTCGAGCTTGGCGGATTGGATGGTGATTGCCGGTGGTCAGTCCGATGTGCAGGTTCGAGCGATTGCGGGCTCCGTTGAAGATCGCCTCGAAGCGGAGGCGGAACGCCTCCCGCTCCGTAAGGAGGGCATCAGCGAGGGGCGCTGGGCCCTGCTCGATTACGGCGAGTTGATCGTTCATGTGTTGCAGCCGGGCGAGCGTGGTTATTACGACCTCGAATCGTTCTGGAGTCACGGGGAAACCCGAACGTTTCTAAGTTCGAAATAA
- a CDS encoding CGLD27 family protein, whose translation MAEAVACPVPPEQRPLEEFEQLSRSWFFSWPAGEFPHLRRALLISWLMLLPLSTLVASGSWTLRNDPARLVAAGAVAALVLPLLLLMRQWLGWTYVMKRLLAETVDYEESGWYDGQIWEKPLSWRERDLLVARYEVRPILGRLSRAMALATGLILGGASLCQAL comes from the coding sequence ATGGCTGAAGCCGTCGCCTGCCCAGTCCCTCCTGAGCAGAGACCTCTCGAGGAATTTGAACAACTCAGTCGATCCTGGTTTTTTTCCTGGCCTGCCGGTGAGTTCCCTCATCTGCGGCGCGCTCTGCTGATCAGCTGGCTGATGCTTCTGCCCCTCAGCACGTTGGTGGCCAGTGGCAGCTGGACGCTGAGAAACGACCCTGCCCGGCTCGTTGCAGCCGGTGCCGTCGCGGCCCTGGTGCTTCCCTTGCTCCTGTTGATGCGTCAGTGGCTGGGGTGGACCTATGTGATGAAACGCCTGCTTGCTGAAACGGTCGATTACGAGGAGTCCGGCTGGTACGACGGTCAGATCTGGGAGAAACCTCTGTCCTGGAGAGAACGGGATCTTCTGGTCGCCCGTTACGAGGTTCGACCGATTCTGGGCCGTCTCAGTCGTGCCATGGCCCTTGCCACGGGCTTGATACTTGGTGGTGCAAGCCTCTGTCAGGCTCTCTGA
- a CDS encoding asparaginase has translation MPLTPGFSAGKRSGTPPLEVTLRRGCISESQHRVHAVVCDGRGRVLMCAGDPGFETFIRSALKPFQALPFLSSGAVEQMEVGDRGVAISCASHAGTNTHAREAFKLLWKADLEASQLQCPIPAGADSPLQHNCSGKHAAFLATSRKMSWPLENYLQSDHPLQVEVNRRVAELLGLPAEELVAARDDCGAPTLRLQLAQMALLYAHLGASRQAEFEQISRAMLAHPELVAGDGRFDTELMRRSHGQVLSKGGAEGIQCLSRIGEGLGVAIKVEDGSKRAKQAVALHLLRQLEWLTPMGLQELEEQVLVINPGVNLEVSGALRFQES, from the coding sequence ATGCCCCTCACCCCAGGGTTCAGCGCTGGAAAGCGTTCGGGAACCCCTCCTCTGGAGGTCACGCTGAGACGGGGGTGCATCAGTGAATCGCAGCACCGTGTTCACGCTGTGGTTTGCGATGGCCGTGGCCGGGTGCTGATGTGCGCGGGGGATCCGGGCTTCGAGACGTTCATCCGCTCCGCCTTGAAGCCTTTCCAGGCCCTCCCCTTTCTCAGCAGCGGAGCCGTTGAGCAGATGGAGGTGGGCGATCGTGGCGTCGCGATCAGTTGTGCCTCCCATGCCGGCACCAATACCCATGCCCGCGAGGCGTTCAAGCTGCTCTGGAAAGCGGATCTGGAGGCCTCGCAACTTCAGTGTCCGATTCCAGCCGGTGCGGATAGTCCTCTCCAGCACAATTGTTCGGGCAAGCATGCGGCCTTTCTGGCTACAAGCCGAAAAATGTCCTGGCCACTGGAGAACTATCTCCAGAGCGACCATCCACTGCAGGTGGAGGTGAACCGGCGGGTCGCTGAATTGCTCGGATTGCCGGCTGAGGAACTGGTGGCGGCAAGAGACGACTGCGGCGCGCCGACGCTCCGGCTTCAGCTTGCCCAGATGGCTCTTCTTTATGCCCACCTCGGTGCATCGCGGCAGGCCGAGTTTGAACAGATCTCAAGGGCCATGCTGGCGCACCCGGAGCTGGTGGCAGGGGATGGTCGGTTCGACACGGAACTGATGCGACGCAGTCACGGCCAGGTGCTCAGCAAGGGAGGGGCTGAGGGGATCCAGTGTCTGAGTCGGATCGGAGAAGGGTTGGGGGTTGCCATCAAAGTGGAGGACGGCTCGAAACGGGCGAAGCAGGCCGTGGCGTTGCATCTGCTGCGGCAGCTGGAGTGGCTCACCCCGATGGGCTTGCAGGAGTTGGAGGAGCAGGTCCTCGTCATCAATCCGGGGGTGAACCTCGAGGTGAGCGGTGCGCTTCGTTTTCAGGAAAGCTGA
- a CDS encoding GMC oxidoreductase — protein MSSASEPLDGAWDAIVVGSGASGGVAAMTLAEGGVRVLVIDAGPDLSARVAFGSALSNAARRVAGISSGRHRAQSQHPGYWKANPALYADERLHPYDVPPDRPFLWTRGLQVGGRSLTWGGITLRLSDRDLVGVDVDGERISWPLRTSDLSEHYGYLERWLNVHGSRDAIPGLPDGELMSPLPFTAAEQGFAEAVRQRCGHAVIHSRGFGPPAEDLEEGWPRSSSRGSSLPRAVATGRVRLLADHMVERLVFSPEGSKATAVVAIEQRNGQRHRFQADLIVLAASTIQTVSLLLRSHEQQVSGGFADPSGRLGTRLMDHVSTSQFFSFPGFSRGPQPALSGAGSFFLPFGRDLQDADFQGGYGLWGGIGRFDPPRWLMRNPRTTTGFLIGHGEVLPRADNQIRLSHQTDRWGVPVPFIDCQWGDNEMAMVAHMRRTMAHCIEAGGGQALPITDLFRLPLIEPQLRNAVAASDRATPPGYYIHEVGGAPMGSDQRLSVLDPRNRLWRVPNVLVVDGACWPSSAWQSPTLTMMALSRRACLLALSSRGE, from the coding sequence ATGAGCAGCGCATCTGAGCCTCTTGATGGAGCCTGGGACGCGATTGTCGTTGGCTCCGGTGCGAGTGGTGGTGTGGCTGCCATGACGCTGGCGGAAGGGGGAGTCCGTGTGTTGGTGATCGATGCCGGCCCGGATCTCAGTGCAAGGGTTGCGTTCGGCAGTGCCCTCAGCAACGCAGCGCGACGTGTCGCAGGCATCAGCAGTGGTCGTCATCGCGCCCAGAGCCAGCACCCTGGTTACTGGAAGGCCAACCCAGCCCTCTATGCCGATGAACGTCTGCATCCGTACGACGTTCCGCCGGATCGCCCGTTCCTATGGACCCGTGGCTTGCAGGTGGGTGGCCGCAGTCTCACCTGGGGCGGGATCACTCTGAGGCTCTCGGATCGTGACCTGGTTGGCGTCGATGTGGACGGTGAGCGCATCAGCTGGCCTCTCCGTACGTCGGATCTCTCCGAGCACTACGGCTACCTCGAGCGTTGGTTGAACGTGCATGGCTCGCGGGATGCAATTCCTGGATTGCCCGATGGAGAGCTGATGTCGCCTCTGCCGTTCACAGCGGCTGAGCAGGGTTTTGCGGAGGCCGTGCGCCAACGATGCGGCCATGCCGTCATCCACTCGCGCGGTTTCGGCCCGCCGGCTGAGGATCTCGAGGAGGGCTGGCCACGCTCAAGCAGTCGCGGCAGCAGTTTGCCGCGAGCTGTGGCAACTGGACGGGTGCGCTTGCTCGCTGATCACATGGTGGAGCGACTGGTGTTCAGTCCTGAGGGTTCCAAGGCGACGGCTGTGGTCGCCATCGAGCAGCGCAACGGCCAACGCCATCGCTTTCAGGCTGATTTGATCGTGCTGGCTGCGTCCACGATTCAGACGGTCTCGCTGCTGCTTCGCTCCCATGAGCAGCAGGTGTCCGGCGGGTTTGCCGATCCTTCCGGGCGGCTGGGCACCCGTCTGATGGACCATGTGTCCACAAGCCAGTTCTTCAGTTTTCCCGGTTTCAGCCGGGGGCCTCAACCTGCCCTGAGCGGTGCTGGCAGTTTTTTTCTTCCCTTCGGCCGCGACCTGCAGGATGCCGACTTCCAGGGAGGCTACGGACTGTGGGGAGGGATCGGTCGCTTTGATCCGCCGCGCTGGCTGATGCGGAATCCGCGCACCACAACGGGTTTCCTGATCGGACATGGCGAAGTGCTTCCAAGGGCCGACAATCAGATTCGCCTCAGTCACCAGACTGATCGCTGGGGAGTCCCGGTGCCGTTCATCGACTGTCAATGGGGTGACAACGAGATGGCGATGGTGGCTCACATGCGGAGGACCATGGCGCACTGCATCGAGGCTGGCGGCGGTCAGGCGCTCCCCATCACTGATCTGTTCCGCCTGCCGCTGATCGAGCCCCAGTTGCGTAACGCCGTTGCGGCCTCAGATCGAGCAACGCCTCCCGGGTATTACATCCACGAAGTGGGAGGAGCACCGATGGGATCGGATCAGCGCCTGAGTGTGCTGGACCCCAGAAACCGGCTGTGGCGAGTTCCCAACGTGCTGGTCGTCGATGGTGCCTGTTGGCCGTCCTCCGCCTGGCAGAGTCCAACGTTGACAATGATGGCTTTGAGCCGCCGCGCCTGTCTGCTGGCTCTCAGTTCTCGGGGCGAGTGA
- a CDS encoding DUF2811 domain-containing protein, protein MDRNHLERCHDMGAAMNATQTSSAYVSLEAEIPEVLYLGMKQFIGAHPSWDQYRVMSSALAHFLFQNGCEERSVIERYLDDLFTRPEN, encoded by the coding sequence ATGGATCGAAATCACCTGGAGCGCTGCCACGACATGGGGGCAGCGATGAATGCAACGCAGACGTCATCGGCCTATGTGAGTTTGGAAGCTGAAATACCGGAAGTGCTGTACCTCGGCATGAAGCAGTTCATTGGTGCCCATCCAAGCTGGGACCAGTACCGCGTGATGAGCTCCGCTCTGGCCCATTTCCTGTTCCAGAACGGCTGTGAAGAACGCTCTGTGATTGAGCGCTATCTCGACGATCTCTTCACTCGCCCCGAGAACTGA
- a CDS encoding sirohydrochlorin chelatase yields the protein MAESSTERSQDRLGVLICGHGSRNRLAVEEFADMVAALRPGLAPMPVEHGYLEFARPILRDGLESLREKGVTRILAIPAMLFAAGHAKNDIPSVLNTYSAETGLPVDYGRELGVDRLMIAAAGARVRQTLEAASDQVPLSETLLVVVGRGSSDPDANSNVAKVTRMLVEGFGFGWGETVYSGVTFPLVEPGLRHVVKLGFRRIIVAPYFLFSGVLVSRIRQHTERVALDHPEVEFLSSGYLGDHPLVVDTFRERVDEVLRGDTSMNCSLCKYRAQVLGFEQDVGRAQESHHHHVEGIEESCTLCERECTGACQPDGHPIPPSHSHHHSHSQDDSHSHEHSHTHPRYPHADHPLGPTTLRSTDSSQNP from the coding sequence TTGGCTGAATCCAGCACCGAACGATCCCAGGACCGCCTCGGTGTTCTGATCTGCGGCCATGGGAGCCGCAACAGGCTCGCCGTCGAGGAGTTCGCAGACATGGTGGCCGCCCTGCGTCCAGGCCTGGCGCCGATGCCGGTGGAACACGGCTACCTGGAATTTGCCAGGCCGATCCTGAGAGATGGGCTCGAATCCCTCAGGGAGAAGGGTGTCACAAGGATCCTGGCGATCCCGGCGATGCTGTTTGCCGCAGGGCATGCCAAGAACGACATTCCATCCGTTCTCAACACCTACAGCGCGGAAACAGGGCTACCGGTCGATTACGGCCGGGAACTGGGCGTTGACCGACTGATGATTGCCGCAGCCGGGGCCAGGGTCCGGCAAACACTCGAGGCCGCTTCGGATCAGGTCCCTCTCTCGGAAACGCTGCTGGTGGTCGTGGGGAGGGGGTCCTCCGATCCGGATGCCAACTCAAACGTCGCCAAAGTGACGCGAATGTTGGTGGAAGGCTTCGGATTCGGATGGGGAGAAACCGTCTATTCAGGCGTCACCTTCCCGTTGGTGGAACCCGGACTGCGCCACGTCGTGAAACTGGGATTTCGACGGATCATCGTGGCTCCCTACTTCCTGTTCTCCGGCGTTCTGGTGAGCCGGATCCGACAGCACACCGAACGGGTTGCCCTGGACCATCCCGAGGTGGAATTTCTGTCCTCCGGCTACCTGGGAGATCACCCTCTCGTTGTGGACACCTTCCGCGAACGCGTGGATGAAGTGCTGCGCGGGGATACGTCGATGAATTGCTCACTCTGCAAGTACCGCGCCCAGGTTCTGGGCTTTGAGCAAGACGTCGGGCGAGCCCAGGAGAGTCATCACCACCACGTGGAGGGAATTGAAGAAAGCTGCACCCTCTGCGAGCGCGAGTGCACCGGAGCCTGCCAACCGGATGGACATCCGATTCCTCCCAGCCATTCGCATCACCACAGCCACTCCCAAGACGACAGCCACTCGCATGAGCACAGCCATACGCATCCGCGCTATCCCCATGCGGACCATCCCCTGGGGCCGACGACCCTGAGATCTACCGATTCGTCACAGAACCCTTAA
- a CDS encoding FAD-binding oxidoreductase, which translates to MADLFNHQAADASVAGVLSPGPEDLSKLLRGWGGEKPLLVCGGGTTSRCAATGLWTLDLRPGFDAKTVDPAMSSIRIGAGCRMGEVLDHLASHRLTVPGGLSGWPGLGYVLTGGIGPLARTQGLAVDRLLQIRGVWGSGDPFVLERSDDRCWRALCGAAPFLAVVTEVSLATSPLCPLWIDQGLMPAADLPQRMALAERAPEAESLQWHWADDEQVRWLAVAQQPSSSAVRIEGLHQLPSLAGAFSGSGRLHGEVIGLLGPAAATAWSEVMPTLTRLMRLRPHPGCTLSAQQLGGATARVPPQATAFVHRDAVWKPWITAMWPAGDAILRKRSLAWLEQLWAVLEPICPGVHLAQLHHHLLWHRRELRLAFGDRLEELRDLKARLDPNGNLPAL; encoded by the coding sequence ATGGCTGATCTGTTCAATCACCAGGCAGCTGACGCATCGGTGGCCGGTGTCCTGTCACCCGGTCCCGAGGACCTCTCCAAGCTGCTTCGCGGCTGGGGGGGTGAGAAGCCTCTGCTGGTCTGCGGTGGAGGCACCACATCCCGTTGTGCAGCAACGGGGCTTTGGACCCTCGACCTCAGACCCGGGTTCGACGCGAAGACGGTGGACCCGGCGATGTCCTCGATTCGGATCGGGGCGGGCTGTCGGATGGGTGAGGTGTTGGATCACCTCGCCTCCCATCGGCTCACAGTTCCAGGAGGCCTCTCAGGTTGGCCTGGACTTGGCTACGTCCTCACCGGAGGGATTGGACCTTTGGCGCGGACCCAGGGGCTTGCCGTGGATCGGTTGCTCCAGATTCGCGGCGTCTGGGGCAGTGGCGATCCCTTTGTTCTCGAGCGATCCGATGACCGCTGCTGGCGAGCCTTGTGCGGTGCCGCCCCGTTTCTGGCGGTTGTGACCGAGGTCAGCCTGGCGACGTCACCGCTGTGTCCGCTCTGGATTGATCAGGGCTTGATGCCAGCCGCTGATCTGCCGCAGCGGATGGCCTTGGCAGAGCGCGCTCCTGAAGCTGAGTCGTTGCAGTGGCACTGGGCAGACGATGAGCAGGTGCGGTGGCTTGCTGTGGCCCAGCAACCCTCGTCGTCCGCCGTGCGGATTGAGGGCCTGCATCAGTTGCCATCACTGGCTGGGGCTTTCTCAGGCAGCGGCAGGTTGCATGGTGAGGTGATCGGTTTGCTTGGTCCCGCTGCAGCGACGGCCTGGAGTGAGGTGATGCCGACCCTGACGCGACTGATGCGCCTCCGCCCTCACCCCGGCTGCACGTTGTCGGCTCAGCAACTCGGCGGTGCTACGGCACGCGTGCCACCCCAGGCGACCGCGTTTGTGCATCGAGATGCCGTCTGGAAACCATGGATCACGGCCATGTGGCCCGCCGGCGATGCCATTCTTCGGAAGCGAAGCCTGGCCTGGCTTGAACAGCTCTGGGCTGTGCTGGAACCGATCTGCCCCGGCGTGCATCTAGCCCAGCTGCATCACCACCTTCTCTGGCATCGCAGGGAGCTGAGGCTGGCCTTCGGCGATCGACTCGAGGAGTTGCGTGATCTGAAGGCCCGCCTCGATCCGAATGGCAATCTTCCGGCTCTCTGA